In one window of Thalassotalea agarivorans DNA:
- a CDS encoding aspartyl/asparaginyl beta-hydroxylase domain-containing protein codes for MNFSGTLKNLGEIDISQLKEVIEQCSEQEWQENLLRQQQFEVHYQTQSLLLLFCDLDAWPNVRINKEHAWDKYAHLAKPIMDEVLSKHYPAGGTILRCVLARLDQGGIIKPHVDAHPSFAIGHRIHVPITTNDKVRFTIDGKPHHLNVGNVFEVNNLKKHSVMNKGNSARVTLIFDYIPPENMSSINLID; via the coding sequence ATGAACTTTTCAGGGACACTAAAAAACTTAGGAGAGATAGACATATCTCAACTGAAAGAAGTGATTGAACAATGCTCTGAACAGGAGTGGCAAGAAAATCTGTTAAGGCAACAACAGTTTGAAGTACATTATCAAACGCAATCACTGTTACTGCTTTTTTGTGATCTCGACGCTTGGCCAAATGTTAGAATTAATAAAGAACATGCCTGGGATAAATACGCGCATTTAGCTAAGCCTATAATGGATGAAGTACTTAGCAAACACTACCCTGCCGGCGGCACGATATTACGTTGCGTACTTGCAAGGCTTGATCAAGGCGGGATTATAAAACCACATGTCGACGCACATCCTTCTTTTGCTATCGGACACCGCATTCACGTGCCGATAACAACCAATGATAAAGTGAGATTTACGATAGATGGTAAACCTCACCACTTAAATGTGGGCAATGTTTTTGAAGTAAACAATTTAAAAAAACATAGTGTAATGAACAAGGGAAACTCTGCACGCGTGACCCTTATCTTCGACTATATCCCACCTGAAAATATGAGTAGCATCAATCTTATCGACTAA
- a CDS encoding beta-N-acetylhexosaminidase has product MLRVVTHLTLFLSCLTLLTACSQQDTQNEAKQVDKAIHVMPLPVSVMKQEGTLALANISTIYVADEQLTDIATQVSDIVTPLTNQPLNIKKSSASSLSDLAGALVLSIDSDLSGGVEAYKLSANSQGVVIVGGSAKGVYWGVQTFKQLFLEHTSFHSDAPLKQGSNVMLPAVSISDHPRFAHRGFMLDVSRQFFTVEEVKQVIDYLAMYKFNVLHLHLTDDQGWRIDIPSWPKLTEIGSNAAVGQTSCKNCFYTLEDYEELVHYADSRFVTIIPEIDVPGHVRAAQASYPDELYCDGDAPEWPYTGIKVKISSLCFKNEATYQFFDDVVKAVAARTTGDFIHIGGDETPDWVAHEDYTTFMLRAEQIVNSHGKTMIGWTDDLGSVHGLSANTLGQHWTTETSCCETTLNMASRGSRIIMSHANKAYLDIKYDENETLGQDWAGLNSIQNSYQWDPQAIIPGLNPDAVYGVEAALWTETIDSMSDAQYMMFPRLIGLAEVAWTQQSQRDWQSYVERLDAQLNFLSRQGINFKAP; this is encoded by the coding sequence ATGCTAAGAGTTGTAACTCACCTAACCTTGTTTTTAAGCTGTTTGACATTGCTTACAGCTTGCAGTCAGCAAGATACACAAAATGAAGCTAAGCAAGTAGATAAAGCCATTCATGTTATGCCACTCCCAGTTAGCGTTATGAAACAAGAGGGAACATTGGCGCTTGCTAACATCTCTACTATATACGTTGCAGATGAGCAGCTGACCGACATTGCAACGCAGGTTAGCGATATAGTGACGCCACTAACTAATCAGCCACTAAACATTAAAAAAAGTAGCGCTAGTTCATTAAGTGATTTGGCAGGTGCGTTGGTATTGTCGATAGATAGCGATTTAAGTGGAGGGGTGGAAGCATATAAGCTGTCGGCTAATTCACAAGGCGTAGTGATCGTTGGTGGCAGCGCCAAAGGCGTTTATTGGGGCGTCCAAACGTTTAAGCAATTATTTTTAGAACATACTTCCTTTCACAGCGATGCGCCGTTAAAGCAGGGCAGTAATGTAATGCTACCTGCAGTTTCCATTAGTGATCACCCAAGGTTTGCCCATCGTGGTTTTATGTTAGATGTCTCTCGGCAGTTTTTTACAGTGGAAGAAGTGAAGCAGGTAATTGACTATCTGGCTATGTATAAATTTAACGTACTTCATTTGCATTTAACTGATGATCAAGGGTGGCGTATCGATATTCCAAGTTGGCCAAAGCTTACAGAAATTGGTAGCAATGCTGCGGTAGGACAGACAAGCTGCAAGAACTGCTTTTATACATTAGAAGACTATGAGGAACTTGTGCATTACGCCGATTCGCGTTTTGTTACCATTATTCCTGAGATTGACGTACCGGGCCATGTTCGAGCCGCGCAAGCATCTTATCCCGATGAGCTTTATTGCGATGGTGATGCGCCAGAGTGGCCTTATACTGGGATAAAGGTAAAAATTAGCTCGTTGTGCTTTAAAAATGAAGCGACTTATCAGTTTTTTGATGATGTGGTAAAGGCTGTAGCTGCTCGTACAACGGGTGATTTTATCCATATCGGCGGTGATGAAACGCCCGACTGGGTTGCCCATGAAGACTATACCACCTTTATGCTTCGAGCCGAGCAGATTGTAAATTCACATGGCAAGACCATGATAGGTTGGACCGATGACCTAGGTAGTGTTCACGGATTAAGTGCGAATACGCTGGGGCAGCATTGGACTACGGAAACGTCCTGCTGTGAAACCACGCTTAACATGGCAAGTCGTGGTAGTCGAATCATTATGTCACACGCAAATAAAGCCTATTTAGATATTAAATATGATGAAAACGAAACATTAGGACAAGATTGGGCAGGACTAAACAGTATTCAAAATTCTTATCAATGGGACCCACAGGCGATCATACCTGGCCTTAACCCTGATGCCGTGTATGGGGTTGAAGCTGCGCTTTGGACAGAGACCATTGATTCAATGTCAGATGCTCAATATATGATGTTCCCGCGTTTGATAGGCTTAGCCGAGGTGGCATGGACGCAACAATCACAAAGGGATTGGCAAAGTTATGTGGAGCGTTTAGATGCCCAGCTTAACTTTCTATCGCGTCAGGGTATAAACTTTAAAGCGCCTTAG
- a CDS encoding TonB-dependent receptor, giving the protein MTSFSTHAEETSGGIVIEVTDAKTNRPLKNASVSLSLEQNDEIKRATNELGNATFTDILTGLYQLSVNSDGYVSAIESNIRVSPNKVTTYQVRLIPTDDIEVVSVFGNNRSYQTEGAVSNSYMNREQLRSAVGGGSDILRALDGMPGLTSTGEFASFTVRGRGPRDNLIYVDNMPFDKVVHFDASIGELEDVGGGGRFSIFAPNLIAGAEFSPGGWNAAYGGKSGSLLQLNVAEGKSSPTASLRVDIAGVEVGYEGPSGIHKDTTVLFNARQLDFGRLFDIIGENDIGTPVLTDVILKTVTQIDDNNKLSFLALYTPEDYDRDIENVLESEEFQDVAITSATQDSALYGLTWASFIGEKSEVSTNVYYRTSDKLSVEGEAYPDLVPPETPIEDIPVREGLLTLSEVEEEFGLRLDFQYFNDWGTFTSGVELSRIDLSFGQTLTEDWLQFIYSVDDFRPDPTQRYIVLTPDEMNAAYDVDTTRAALFADQLFELDAWSFNIGVRYEYDELSDQHMYSPRVGANWLFSDDLRFSANAGVYYQAPRFLDQTFALAGEPLQYEKITHVSLGGNYDFADNWNVLGEFYYQDLSDLVVGDTRNENALTNAGTGEGYGFDAVLTRYLLAGWTLNATYSYNNGTRDDNDGVGEYDADFNRPHVITLGAQWDINEHWKVGARWKYLTGNPTDSYTIYSDVLAPNEPLRFSQEYFGRNDLRNDNFHQLNVRVDYQNNIGPVLVIAFVDIVNLLGTSSNGIADFNPRTGSIEVEEGEAVPIIGLKFETSW; this is encoded by the coding sequence ATGACATCATTCTCAACCCATGCAGAAGAAACCTCTGGTGGTATCGTTATTGAAGTGACAGATGCCAAAACAAATCGCCCCCTAAAAAATGCCTCAGTTAGTTTATCGTTGGAACAAAACGATGAGATAAAACGCGCAACTAATGAGTTAGGCAACGCGACATTTACCGATATTTTGACAGGCTTGTATCAACTTAGCGTGAACAGCGATGGCTATGTTAGCGCCATTGAAAGCAACATTCGTGTTAGCCCAAATAAAGTGACCACCTATCAAGTGAGATTGATACCCACTGATGACATCGAAGTGGTTTCCGTATTTGGTAATAATCGTAGCTACCAAACTGAAGGTGCGGTATCAAATTCTTACATGAATAGAGAGCAGCTTCGCAGTGCTGTCGGTGGTGGTAGTGATATTTTACGAGCCCTAGATGGCATGCCGGGCTTAACGTCGACAGGTGAATTTGCCAGTTTTACTGTGCGCGGCCGAGGCCCAAGAGACAATCTCATTTATGTCGACAATATGCCATTTGACAAAGTGGTGCACTTTGACGCTTCAATAGGGGAATTAGAGGATGTTGGCGGCGGCGGTCGATTTTCAATTTTTGCACCAAATTTGATTGCCGGCGCAGAGTTTTCGCCAGGTGGTTGGAATGCCGCTTATGGTGGTAAATCAGGCTCGCTTCTGCAGCTTAATGTCGCTGAAGGTAAAAGTTCACCGACAGCAAGTTTACGCGTTGATATTGCCGGCGTAGAAGTAGGTTATGAGGGGCCGAGTGGCATACACAAGGATACCACCGTTTTGTTCAATGCTCGTCAATTAGATTTTGGCCGACTGTTCGACATTATTGGTGAAAATGACATAGGTACGCCGGTATTAACCGACGTTATTTTAAAGACGGTGACTCAAATTGATGACAACAATAAGCTGTCGTTTTTAGCGCTTTATACGCCTGAAGATTATGATCGCGATATTGAAAATGTATTGGAATCAGAAGAGTTTCAGGATGTAGCTATTACCAGTGCTACACAAGATAGCGCGCTGTACGGTTTAACATGGGCAAGTTTTATTGGCGAAAAAAGCGAGGTATCAACAAACGTATACTACAGAACGAGCGATAAACTCAGTGTTGAAGGGGAAGCTTATCCTGATTTAGTACCGCCTGAAACGCCAATAGAAGATATTCCTGTTCGTGAAGGCCTGTTAACGCTTAGCGAAGTAGAAGAAGAATTCGGTTTACGCTTAGATTTTCAGTATTTTAACGATTGGGGCACGTTCACTTCGGGTGTCGAACTAAGCCGCATAGATTTATCATTTGGCCAAACACTGACCGAAGATTGGTTGCAATTCATTTATAGCGTTGACGACTTTAGACCGGATCCCACACAGCGTTATATTGTGTTAACACCTGATGAAATGAATGCTGCCTATGATGTCGATACAACAAGAGCAGCATTGTTTGCAGACCAGTTGTTTGAGTTAGATGCTTGGTCATTTAACATAGGCGTTCGTTATGAATACGATGAGCTCTCTGACCAGCACATGTATTCGCCACGCGTAGGTGCAAATTGGCTGTTTTCTGATGATTTACGTTTTAGCGCTAATGCGGGTGTTTATTATCAAGCACCGCGATTCCTTGATCAAACCTTTGCCTTAGCTGGTGAGCCACTGCAATATGAAAAAATCACTCATGTGAGCCTTGGAGGTAACTACGATTTTGCCGACAACTGGAATGTTTTGGGCGAATTTTACTACCAAGATCTTAGCGACTTAGTGGTGGGTGATACGCGTAATGAAAATGCGTTAACCAATGCCGGTACAGGGGAAGGCTATGGCTTTGATGCCGTACTAACAAGATATTTACTCGCGGGTTGGACGTTAAATGCGACTTACTCATATAACAACGGAACTAGGGACGATAACGACGGCGTTGGTGAATACGATGCTGACTTTAATCGTCCACATGTCATCACACTGGGTGCTCAGTGGGATATAAACGAACACTGGAAAGTAGGTGCGAGATGGAAGTATTTAACGGGTAATCCAACAGATTCTTATACTATCTATAGTGACGTCTTAGCGCCAAATGAACCGCTGAGGTTTTCTCAAGAATATTTTGGTCGTAACGATTTAAGAAACGATAATTTTCACCAGTTAAATGTTCGTGTTGATTACCAGAACAACATAGGGCCAGTATTGGTTATCGCATTTGTCGATATCGTAAACTTGCTCGGTACTTCTTCAAACGGTATTGCTGATTTTAACCCGAGAACGGGCAGCATTGAAGTAGAAGAGGGCGAAGCTGTACCTATCATAGGTTTGAAATTTGAAACCTCTTGGTAA